tatttataatattttcaagtagATCTTACAGTGGTTTTGTTATGAtggctaaaatattataacaGGTCAAAAACACTGTAAAACAGATGTAACAaacaagaaaagatattttttaattaaatatactattaaaaaataaaaaaatataaatgattaaaaattttaaaatatgaagcattttctaaaaaatcattaaaaaaaataaatgtattTCACAAATGTCTTAATTCATATCAAATTCCTACATGAACATGTCGATGTATCAAAATGTATGAAAAGTGATGTTATTGTTAGTTTCCCATTATTCTATATATTAAAAGATATACATTCATATTGATCTCAAACCAGCAATCTTGGGCTAGTTTTTCTCTGACTTTAACCTCAGATTGGATCAAAGTTAGTGGCATTGGATCAAAGAGCAAAATTAGTTGGCATCCACTCAAATTAGGTATAAATTTATGAAAAAAGATCCATTTGCTTAAATTGCAGGAACAAAATATGGGTGCTCTTTTTATCACATTCTCACAACAAATCAACAGGACTTGTATCACATGATCTAAAATGATTTGCCATAGAAGGTAGTTCAAGTCAATGCAAATGTTTGGATCTCAAGTGAAGAAACAGCCAAGAAACCAATCTGGTGGCAAAATGAAAACATAACACAAACAAAGGTTCCAAAAATGCATCGAGTACCACAACCAGAACAAAACAAACAGTGATTCTCTGCTGGACATttgcatctagtaattcatcaacTAAATGCACTTAAAATCCTTTTTTTCTCCAACTGATGAAGCTTGCGCAAAAGAGTGTGTTTGAACTCCATGCCATTATATGCTTAGAAAAGAAAGAAGGGAGCCAATATAAGCCATGGGGTAGAAACCAGCAGATATCCTGAGCCATGTCTGTAATAAGATACTGTGTTCTAATCGGAATCTTCGTACACTTCATCATCAGAATATTCGTCCAGTGATCTCATATCAAGCTGATAGCGCAGGATACCACCAATGCCACCAAAACCTCTGCAGAATTGTGAACCCTCTTGCGATTTGTTGGTAACAAACTCGAGCGTACAGCCAAAACGTTTGTATTCATTAGCAAACCACTCCAGCAAAGATGTTTTCTCCTGCACCTCTAATTCAGCATTGTTAGCTGCATCACGGAAATTATTCTGGTCAGCTTCTTGATCCTTGTTCAAGTGTTTTACAATTATTTCCCCGGTAGCACTGTTCTTTAGCACATATCTATTGATATCCAGATTTTCCCATACAATCAAAGTCTCCACAGCACCCATTTCAAGAGCTTTCAAAGTGTCATCAACACCAAAGACATACTTCCCTGTGTCTTGGCTTATTTCCTCAAAGTACTTCCCTATCAATCGTTTTTCCTGTATGAACTTCACATTAGACAAAATTTCCGCTGACAACTCGATTGCCTGATTGAAGCCATTCTCTCCTCCGTAGGAAACATCAACTACATTGAGTATCTTGGCCTGCAGTCGCTGATCAAACATGTCAGACTGGCTCAATTCAGTTTTAAAATCAGCAGAACCAGCCAGAATCAGTCCAGCTACATTTGGCTGACTTGTGGCTGGATTTATGAAGAATTGGGTGGCAAGTTCAGCTGTCTTACGAACATAGTTGTGACGCTTCTCCATCCGAAGCCGAGCAAATCGTAGTGCTGATTGCCCTCCTCGCCCATGCTTCTTTGGAAGATCAACAGTGAATTTGTGAAGTACCTCCCGTGTATTGCCACTTAACGTGCCAAAAAGTGTTCCATTTCCATCCATTACTATGAAGCCAAACTTGTCATCAGATTCCAAAAGTTCATTTAAAGCCTCAGTATGGAACTTGTTATCACAAAGATACAGTGACGCGTTGATGGGCTTAAAAGGCTCGAAATCAATAGTCACCTTCTTTTCCTTTCCATCCTCTGTGACAATGGTTCCAGTGTAAAGAACCAGACCATTCGGAGGAACTTTGTTATATAGCTTCAGCCTCTGCTGAGCAGAAGTAATGGCTGCTAACACTGACTGCCGATTGACTCTACTTTTGATGTTCGAAGCAGTTCCATATTCATCACCCAACATTTTAGTGACTCGGGAAACTTGATCACGTGGTGGCATTATGAGAGAAATCATGCTTGTACCATTACCTCTTGCAGATTCCAATGCCTTGATTAATTTCTTAATCTTCCATATTTCAATATTCTTATCGGTTTCATGACCATCTGCCATTTTGGTTTGTCTCCAAAGAACCAAAGTGAAGGGCTAAATGCCTACATGAGTCAATGAATACATAAAAAGTAAGGTAATGAAGAAAATTAAATATGACTGTATAAAGAGACGGAAGCAAATGAAATTTCTCTCATGATGAAATTGTCTTTAAATTACATCATTTCTACACAACATGGCCAACATAGATGGGGTATAGATATATAATCAATCAACATTTGTGATCCAaaatccatattaactttcatcagAAGCAAAGGTCTATCACACTATTATCCAAATTGGTCCAAAAAGATAGTTAAGCCCAATTTAAATGATTTAACGAAAGATGTTTCTCATCATTCAATTTATTTCAGAGAAAAACATTCAACCCCATAGAACTGCCATGGTAAATTATACTATCAGATAGTTGACCATGGCTTAGTCACAGCTAATCTATTAAAGCCTCTGCCATTCCCCTAATCAACCGTCCGTGACTAAATCAACCAGATCTATTTGCCTATGTTCTGTCCTTCTGTAATTGTAAAACACACCTTCAAATTTATTTGCTTAGAAATATGATCGTTATGCAAATCACACGCTAATATAAAATGTCTCActtaattagactcatcttggttCTCCATTGAAATATCCCTCTGACATGATTGTGGCAGTAACAAAAAAAAACTCTTAACAGCAGTAACCTAAAAATATTCTTAACAATCACATATTTTCATTGCAAGCCAGATATCATCAGCCAGTAGATTTATGAACACTTTAGATGATAATCCCATTAAGCACGATAAAGAAAAAAGCAATTTTAGATAAAGTGCAACAGACATGCACACATACGATGTTTCACTTTTCTGTGCATAAAGTAGCCTGTGGCTCTGCACATAGATCACTTGACTTAGTGATAAGCATATTTTACATGACCTATTTTCAGGCTGACAGCTGACCGAATGgcataagaaaataatattataatgtgTTTTTAACTGCCTTGTCTGCAGAGAAGTGTATATAACATATATGTATAGTACTCTCATTAGGAATATAAAGCATAAAGCCAACACACAACCAAGTTGAACAAATTCATAATGCCAAGGAGAATATATGCCCTTAGTCAGGTTTGGCATGTGGCTGCCAGCCAGGCAAAAAGGACAAAATGCAACTTTATAAATCTGCCACATAAGCAGAAATCGGAATGGTGAATATCTTCCAATTCGAAGAATGCCATCCTATCCGCTTGCGGTTAGAGAGGTCCGGCTACGAAAGGGGCACGGCAACGCTACACTCGAGgttagactctctctctctctctcttctcaatATACCTAGTCTACCTCAAAATTCCTAACTTGGACATCAAGGACCGTGTCAGGAGACTTACCTATAGGAGAGGCAACCATATTTATGTCAACCCTCACAGTTCGACAAGGCTCGGATCTCAAACCAAGTAGGGCAATTCAACCAAGGATCACCGACACCAAGAGCTAACACCATCATTAAGCGTGTTATATCCACATGAATCAGACTTGACATAAACAAATCTCTTGGACTCTGGTTATCAGGTTGCAGACCCTCTCCATTTAATTATGGTTAGCTATAAAACAAATTCTAAAATGAACACTATTCTGTAAACACCCTGCAAAAGATTCCACAAATACTTTACATATTTCTCTACATTTTTGGAATTATTCCAACAGGAATCAACCCACCAAGGCAAGATCATTTCACCAAAAATCTATAAAATATAGTTAGAAACTTTTAATTATTAGTTTCATCAACATTTACGCCACAAAAAGGGTATCCATCCCGCCATTGAAGCAGCTCTcatatccaaatgcatgaataaTCAATGTGATACCCTGATTCAGTCTCACATTGAAAATGGGAGGGTAGATGCCACTACATGCAGGTTTAGAAGGACTTATGGTCACTAGCTCGAGCTTAAGGATTTTGGTTATGTGGCATCAAACTCATCaacttaatgatttaatttttccatcaacttaatgatttaatttatCCATCAACTTAATGATTTAATTCCACATTGAAAGTAGGAAAAACAGAGGTAGATGAATTTATTATCATCAAACTTGGCTTATTTTGGGACACGTGATCTTAAGGCTAATCAAGTAAACAGGTCAGTTTTCCATCATGTCATGATAGCCAATCCTAACAATGGCACTCACGAAAGCCTCCAAGACACCTACCTACACTTCCATCGGCAGGAAggtctctttcttctctctccctTCCTCTATACCATCTATGCATACGTGACCCCGAAAGCCACATCTCTTTGCCCAAGATGCCTTTCCTCAGACATCCATAGGTAAAGGAGCCCTTGAGGATCCCCTTTCCCTCATCAATTAGTTTGCAACAGCCATGGTTATGAATAATCGATATTTGAATAGATTAACCGCTCCACAAGTAAGGCTTATGAATAATAGCTCTATTGCGAATATATAAAACAACATCAAGTCCTCTCACGACTCGAACAACCATCACAACTCGAAAGATGCAAGCTTGCCCATGTCATGTCGT
The window above is part of the Musa acuminata AAA Group cultivar baxijiao chromosome BXJ2-6, Cavendish_Baxijiao_AAA, whole genome shotgun sequence genome. Proteins encoded here:
- the LOC135582767 gene encoding eukaryotic peptide chain release factor subunit 1-3-like: MADGHETDKNIEIWKIKKLIKALESARGNGTSMISLIMPPRDQVSRVTKMLGDEYGTASNIKSRVNRQSVLAAITSAQQRLKLYNKVPPNGLVLYTGTIVTEDGKEKKVTIDFEPFKPINASLYLCDNKFHTEALNELLESDDKFGFIVMDGNGTLFGTLSGNTREVLHKFTVDLPKKHGRGGQSALRFARLRMEKRHNYVRKTAELATQFFINPATSQPNVAGLILAGSADFKTELSQSDMFDQRLQAKILNVVDVSYGGENGFNQAIELSAEILSNVKFIQEKRLIGKYFEEISQDTGKYVFGVDDTLKALEMGAVETLIVWENLDINRYVLKNSATGEIIVKHLNKDQEADQNNFRDAANNAELEVQEKTSLLEWFANEYKRFGCTLEFVTNKSQEGSQFCRGFGGIGGILRYQLDMRSLDEYSDDEVYEDSD